In the genome of Myxococcus stipitatus, one region contains:
- a CDS encoding DUF6519 domain-containing protein — protein MNGDLTRSTFDPSDEFTSVRAQQGRVMLDVDHNEQVDIQLHDTRSGRMDLMGGSGAPTDAAGFGVTLSGGQPVLGVGRYLVDGIRVANHAQVNLAQPQPFLPVSTLPAAEGAWLAYLEVWERPLTAVEEPSIREVALGGPDTTLREQRVWQVRWLRVGNGGTGDCSTAATALQNLGLTYDGTLQPRLAPSAASGPCIVSEASDFRGLENQLYRVEVHAGNIGPDGAPTGLAPSFKWSRDNGAIIASAVGLVTSSPLVLQVDRLGPGGAAGFEIGGTIEVKGEAEVLTGVPGILARIDDVQADTLRLTLLGSTLAQLQATLAGKRVVVRRWDSVGAVGLVNNTFLPLGTDGLQVRFDTTKRYRTGDFWLIPARTAALPGTGKQLDWPLANGSPTDFETRPAQGVVRHRVPLALLDRTGAGGWVVRSDCRKLFPPLTTLWTITSAGGDGQHGRGEEWLPAPLAVVVTHGSAPIAGARVRFRVTSGGGQISAATPAAPAPAGQLDVTTDASGIARVYMRLGAGPSKGLASAVWEPALAQTVEAVRLGPNNAPIGAPISFIAQTANQLNLHIVGGNGQQGRPGETLEVALRVRIDDGIRPIENAVVEFSVLNRIYNGQGLNEDQGGSVHASARFVSGEKWTNGVRYHTVRTSTDADGVAQVQWMLGTLLDLTTQRVEARLVDRAGNATTVQTGLFLAQLALASEVVWQPNVAWLATVLQGPNRNAQEAIDELARRINVLQQESGNLNPFTGLQWRNTSNAYAPLGPNTKVPSTSLAAIVFRDDLVPPGRNTGATALHGGIRVYVELPYASHADVPLVLNLGGTVAKGTQGWEWRMSSAARSSISKYYNALIPVRVTVVPRWLPGGIDTDSTQVHEFSFEFVTPILG, from the coding sequence ATGAACGGTGACCTGACCCGCTCCACCTTCGACCCCAGCGACGAGTTCACGTCCGTCCGCGCCCAGCAAGGCCGAGTGATGCTGGACGTCGACCACAACGAGCAAGTCGACATCCAACTCCACGACACGCGCTCCGGCCGCATGGACCTCATGGGCGGCTCCGGCGCCCCCACGGACGCAGCGGGCTTCGGTGTCACTCTTTCGGGTGGACAGCCCGTGCTCGGCGTGGGGCGATACCTCGTCGACGGCATCCGCGTCGCGAATCACGCGCAGGTCAACCTGGCGCAGCCGCAGCCGTTCCTCCCCGTGAGCACGCTGCCCGCGGCCGAGGGAGCGTGGCTTGCGTACCTGGAGGTCTGGGAGCGCCCGCTGACCGCGGTGGAGGAGCCCTCCATCCGAGAGGTTGCCCTGGGTGGCCCCGACACGACGCTCCGCGAGCAGCGCGTCTGGCAGGTGCGCTGGCTGCGCGTGGGGAACGGCGGCACGGGGGACTGCTCGACCGCCGCCACCGCGCTGCAGAACCTGGGGCTCACGTATGACGGCACGCTCCAGCCGCGCCTGGCACCATCGGCCGCGAGTGGCCCGTGCATCGTCTCCGAGGCCTCGGACTTCCGGGGGCTGGAGAACCAGCTCTATCGAGTGGAGGTGCACGCCGGGAACATCGGGCCGGACGGTGCGCCCACGGGGCTTGCGCCCAGCTTCAAGTGGAGCCGCGACAACGGCGCCATCATCGCCTCGGCGGTGGGGCTGGTGACGTCGTCTCCTCTGGTGTTGCAAGTGGACCGTCTCGGGCCCGGGGGGGCGGCGGGGTTCGAGATTGGTGGGACCATCGAAGTGAAGGGCGAGGCCGAGGTGCTCACCGGCGTTCCGGGCATCCTCGCTCGCATCGATGACGTGCAGGCGGACACGCTCCGGCTCACGCTGCTGGGCTCGACGCTGGCGCAGCTGCAGGCCACGCTCGCGGGCAAGCGCGTGGTGGTGCGGCGGTGGGACTCGGTGGGGGCTGTCGGCCTCGTGAACAACACGTTCCTGCCCCTGGGGACGGATGGGTTGCAGGTCCGGTTCGACACGACGAAGCGCTACCGCACGGGAGACTTCTGGCTCATCCCGGCTCGCACGGCGGCGCTTCCGGGGACGGGGAAGCAGCTCGACTGGCCGCTGGCGAACGGTTCACCGACGGACTTCGAGACGCGCCCGGCGCAGGGCGTGGTGCGCCACCGTGTTCCGCTCGCGCTGCTGGACCGCACCGGGGCGGGGGGCTGGGTGGTGCGCTCCGACTGCCGCAAGCTGTTCCCGCCGCTGACGACGCTGTGGACCATCACTTCAGCGGGCGGGGATGGACAGCACGGTCGGGGTGAGGAGTGGCTCCCCGCGCCACTGGCGGTGGTCGTCACGCATGGGAGTGCGCCCATCGCGGGAGCGAGGGTTCGCTTCCGGGTGACGAGTGGTGGCGGGCAGATCAGCGCGGCGACGCCCGCGGCTCCGGCGCCCGCGGGCCAGCTTGATGTCACGACGGATGCGAGCGGGATTGCGCGTGTGTACATGCGGCTCGGCGCGGGCCCCAGCAAGGGGCTGGCCTCCGCGGTGTGGGAGCCGGCGCTCGCGCAGACGGTCGAGGCGGTCCGACTGGGGCCCAACAACGCGCCCATCGGTGCGCCCATCTCGTTCATCGCGCAGACGGCGAACCAGCTCAACCTCCACATCGTCGGGGGCAATGGACAGCAGGGACGGCCGGGCGAGACGCTGGAGGTGGCGCTGCGGGTGCGCATCGATGACGGCATCCGGCCCATCGAGAACGCGGTGGTCGAGTTCTCGGTGCTCAACCGCATCTACAACGGCCAGGGGCTCAACGAGGACCAGGGCGGGAGCGTGCACGCGAGCGCGCGCTTCGTGTCGGGAGAGAAGTGGACGAACGGGGTGCGCTACCACACGGTCCGCACCTCGACGGACGCGGATGGTGTCGCGCAGGTGCAGTGGATGCTGGGGACGCTGCTGGACCTGACCACTCAGCGAGTCGAGGCTCGGCTCGTCGACAGGGCTGGGAACGCGACGACGGTGCAGACGGGGCTCTTCCTCGCGCAGCTGGCGCTCGCGAGTGAAGTCGTGTGGCAGCCGAATGTCGCGTGGCTCGCGACGGTGTTGCAGGGGCCGAACCGGAATGCGCAGGAGGCCATCGATGAGCTGGCTCGGCGCATCAACGTCCTGCAGCAGGAGAGCGGAAACCTCAACCCCTTCACGGGGCTGCAGTGGCGAAATACCTCGAACGCCTACGCTCCGCTCGGGCCGAACACGAAGGTCCCGAGCACGTCGCTCGCCGCGATTGTCTTCCGTGACGACCTGGTGCCACCGGGGCGGAACACGGGAGCCACCGCGCTGCACGGAGGCATCCGGGTGTATGTCGAGCTGCCGTACGCCTCCCATGCCGACGTGCCGTTGGTGTTGAACCTGGGAGGCACGGTGGCCAAGGGGACGCAGGGCTGGGAGTGGCGGATGTCGAGCGCCGCGCGCTCCTCGATTTCGAAGTACTACAACGCGCTGATTCCGGTGCGGGTGACGGTGGTGCCGAGGTGGCTGCCGGGAGGAATCGACACGGACAGCACGCAGGTGCACGAGTTCAGCTTCGAGTTCGTCACGCCGATTCTGGGCTGA